The Brachyhypopomus gauderio isolate BG-103 chromosome 2, BGAUD_0.2, whole genome shotgun sequence genome contains a region encoding:
- the whamm gene encoding WASP homolog-associated protein with actin, membranes and microtubules, with product MSSIDFERMDSLEGWVAIRTNIFDESEIYKIRFIVEWNVIESKFAVTCHNRTLQRQRRKQDSAARESDTSWAGLFSVADLKNVHRQFSGIGDVLVSCFPDLSDFEEGNIWDLIFFSRSGTPDQEEEKDMESPCRQLEKYFSTAIDVCGRKIVLDTLFNQDEQDTEEYFENLQEFKRKSMEDEVIRGKERVRSMIRSHHTAGGLMQLLKMYEEEDKVYEDLVAVATQFYQYLLQPFRDMRELAMLYKMEIQKSMQLEELGPKRVAALEREAEEWCRRGQEAVCSIQDITVCYFTDTATSLAGMLKQMEEDRKRFGAASWAVAMPRLEQLKFLLAKETLQHMRAKEMCLRRKKEGIKAKMCGESQAVFEVDSLELQFYEAQLELYDCKLEILKNEELLLLAQIYTVQRQIKELKEEVVYYDTCEDPAELQGVQADSSPAHSRLRQRLLQLESKRAAASSHRATLRNKREKCVEAWELQQRASQERAAQHVQHHAVHLKREKKKEEEERRKDWVELERQKTLNRLRSFREKKNGQYVLKRPRSRPAAYGMNPCRDDSSQPMSIISLAPPMDGASLISTPNIKRRVRDQKQRDIPVQIMLPQGAVAVSENTLTAVPPAPPPPPPPPPPPPPPCPPPPQCEAPPLHLIESEPAMFPAKNTLKQCAGSMDEVLASLQRGKVHLRKVTPNAPGISTQTYSIRDNLLSAIRQGVALKKAPPPPGPSPSCDSELEQSIKAAMLRMKRVSNESDDEERSDIQSGEWDS from the exons ATGAGTAGTATAGATTTCGAGCGTATGGACAGTTTGGAAGGCTGGGTCGCAATCagaacaaatatatttgatgagAGTGAGATATACAAGATAAGATTTATCGTCGAGTGGAATGTTATTGAATCCAAATTCGCTGTCACTTGTCACAACAGGACACTTCAGCGACAAAGACGCAAACAGGACTCTGCGGCCAGAGAAAGCGACACGAGCTGGGCTGGATTATTCTCCGTTGCTGATTTAAAAAATGTCCACCGCCAGTTTTCGGGAATTGGGGATGTACTTGTGTCGTGTTTTCCTGATTTGTCCGACTTTGAAGAGGGAAATATATGGGACTTAATATTTTTTAGCCGCTCGGGCACTCCGGATCAAGAGGAAGAGAAGGATATGGAGTCACCTTGTCGACAACTTGAAAAATATTTCAGTACAGCTATTGACGTGTGTGGCCGTAAGATTGTATTGGATACTTTATTCAACCAGGACGAACAGGACACGGAGGAGTACTTCGAGAATCTTCAGGAGTTTAAGAGGAAATCAATGGAAGACGAAGTTatcagaggaaaggagagagttCGCTCG ATGATACGTAGTCATCACACTGCCGGCGGGCTTATGCAACTGTTAAAGATGTATGAGGAAGAGGATAAAGTTTACGAAGATTTAGTTGCTGTGGCAACACAGTTCTACCAGTACCTGCTTCAGCCCTTTAGAGACATGAGAGAACTTGCTATGCTCTACAAGATGGAGATCCAG aagtCCATGCAGTTGGAGGAGCTTGGTCCTAAGCGTGTGGCTGCGTTGGAGAGGGAAGCAGAGGAGTGGTGTAGGCGAGGCCAGGAAGCTGTATGTTCCATCCAGGACATCACTGTCTGCTATTTTACTGACACAGCAACATCCCTCGCAG gtatgCTGAAACAGATGGAGGAGGATCGAAAGAGGTTTGGTGCTGCATCTTGGGCAGTAGCCATGCCCAGGCTGGAGCAACTGAAATTTCTGCTGGCTAAAGAGACACTTCAGCATATGAGAGCCAAGGAGATGTGTCTGAGACGAAAGAAGGAAGGAATTAAAGctaag ATGTGTGGTGAGAGTCAGGCTGTGTTTGAGGTGGATTCATTAGAGCTGCAGTTTTATGAGGCTCAGCTGGAATTGTACGATTGTAAATTGGAGATCCTGAAAAATGAGGAGCTGCTTCTGCTGGCCCAGATCTACACAGTCCAGAGGCAGATTAAAG agctgaaagaggaggtggtgtattATGACACCTGTGAGGATCCTGCAGAGCTTCAGGGTGTTCAGGCTGACAGTAGCCCCGCCCACTCTCGCTTGAGGCAACGCCTACTGCAGCTGGAGAGCAAGAGAGCAGCAGCATCTTCACACAGAGCTACACTACGGAATAagagg GAAAAATGTGTGGAGGCATGGGAGCTCCAGCAGAGGGCATCACAGGAGAGAGCTGCCCAGCATGTGCAACACCACGCGGTACACCTG AAAcgggagaaaaagaaagaggaggaggagagaaggaaagacTGGGTGGAGCTGGAGAGGCAGAAGACTCTGAATAGATTACGCTCCTTTAGAGAG AAGAAGAATGGTCAGTATGTGCTGAAGAGGCCTCGCTCCAGGCCAGCAGCTTATGGGATGAATCCTTGTCGAGATGACTCCTCTCAGCCAATGTCAATCATCTCACTGGCTCCTCCCATGGATGGAGCCTCTCTGATTTCTACCCCAAATATCAAAAGAAGAGTGAGGGATCAAAAGCAGAGAGATATCCCGGTGCAAATTATGCTACCACAAGGGGCAGTAGCGGTTTCGGAAAACACATTAACCGCTGTGCCTccagcccctcctccccctccccctccccctcctccccctcctcccccttgtCCTCCCCCTCCACAATGTGAAGCACCACCTTTGCACCTCATTGAAAGTGAACCGGCTATGTTTCCTGCCAAAAACACCCTGAAGCAGTGTGCAG GCTCCATGGATGAGGTTCTAGCCTCACTGCAAAGAGGGAAAGTTCACCTGCGCAAGGTTACCCCTAATGCCCCAGGCATTTCCACCCAGACCTACAGCATCAGAGACAACCTGCTGTCAGCCATCCGTCAAGGTGTGGCCTTAAagaaagcccctcccccacctggcccctccccctcctgtgATTCTGAACTGGAGCAGAGTATCAAAGCTGCCATGCTGAGGATGAAGAGAGTTTCCAACGAGTCTGATGATGAAGAACGTTCAGACATTCAATCAGGAGAGTGGGATAGCTAA
- the fsd2 gene encoding fibronectin type III and SPRY domain-containing protein 2 isoform X1, whose protein sequence is MDLYESRGRLQAIAEEMAVSEEEADEDTFVMVRKKVSKPIEPADAFCADCSSLTHSALQTYGEHCQHQVLLLPTAIQHVKSELSKKNSLLSERTTQMENFASNLEEIFITVEENFGRQEQNLEQHYNEVLQTLSQRRNEHITGLQDEKKLKMEVLYGELLSCGRVLDASKELIEKAQELNRWQNQRAFLQAIIPLIKRIEDFAKEKVTLKMPMSLDFAMPTTDLSEVKQMMESINVVPAPSAPVMNPQVSNSATASTLRVCWSLFSDDTVDFYELYCRHISEDSTTGTTQEVSVLRVKETHCVVEQLFPNAQYEFWVTATNTTGISPASERAVYMTVPSPPVIREQECARCSEAVRIRWDSGNTNPVESYTLELTENSFNESPVTESIVAIPTCECVTQLQPWKRYVIYVRAVNIGGPSERSQPITISTTVCVCVSVGTFFHLLRETAHPCLSVSADGFTMFYLDEELPLSDMAFGDNTFASCVAVLGDLMPVRGQHYWEVEVDEQTEYRVGVAYEDTQRSSYLGANATSWCMRHILTPSRHKYEFLHNGWSPDVRITVQPLQIGIFLDYDRGTVSFYNAHLQQHLYTFTCCFHHFVLPCFALDKPGALSLHNGLATPHYISQTAPPHY, encoded by the exons ATGGATCTGTATGAGTCACGAGGTCGGCTTCAGGCCATTGCAGAAGAGATGGCAGTAAGTGAGGAGGAGGCTGATGAAGACACTTTTGTGATGGTGAGAAAGAAAGTGTCTAAGCCAATCGAGCCTGCCGATGCATTCTGCGCTGACTGCAGCTCCCTGACCCACTCTGCCCTACAAACCTATGGAGAGCATTGCCAACACCAAGTCCTCTTGCTCCCTACCGCCATACAGCATGTGAAG AGTGAACTGAGCAAAAAAAATAGCTTGCTTTCGGAGAGGACCACACAGATGGAGAACTTTGCCAGCAACCTGGAGGAGATCTTCATCACTGTGGAG GAGAATTTTGGACGTCAGGAGCAGAACCTGGAGCAGCATTATAATGAGGTCCTGCAGACGCTGTCCCAGCGAAGAAACGAGCATATCACTGGGCTGCAGGATGAGAAGAAGCTGAAGATGGAGGTGCTGTATGGGGAGCTACTTTCCTGCGGTCGTGTGCTCGATGCTTCCAAAGAGCTGATCGAGAAAGCACAGGAGCTGAACCGCTGGCAGAACCAACGTGCCTTCCTACAG GCCATTATCCCACTTATTAAGAG AATCGAGGATTTTGCAAAAGAGAAGGTGACTCTGAAGATGCCTATGTCATTGGATTTTGCCATGCCCACTACAGACCTCTCTGAAGTTAAACAGATGATGGAATCGATTAACGTTGTTCCCG ctcCCTCAGCTCCAGTAATGAACCCACAAGTTTCTAACTCTGCCACTGCTTCAACTCTGCGTGTATGTTGGAGTTTGTTCTCTGATGACACGGTTGACTTCTACGAACTTTACTGTCGTCACATCTCTGAAGACAGCACTACAGGAACAACACAAGAAG TATCTGTACTGCGTGTGAAGGAGACTCACTGTGTGGTGGAGCAGCTGTTTCCCAATGCACAGTACGAGTTCTGGGTCACTGCAACCAATACCACAGGCATCAGCCCAGCTAGCGAGAGGGCCGTCTATATgaccg tgcccTCTCCTCCTGTGATAAGGGAGCAAGAGTGTGCAAGATGCTCAGAGGCGGTGCGAATCCGGTGGGACTCGGGCAACACGAACCCTGTGGAGTCCTACACACTGGAGCTGACTGAGAACAGCTTTAATGAGAGCCCTGTTACCGA ATCCATTGTTGCGATTCCcacctgtgagtgtgtgacacAGCTGCAGCCATGGAAACGCTATGTTATCTATGTCCGAGCTGTCAACATCGGTGGACCGAGTGAGAGAAGCCAGCCAATCACTATCTCAACCACAG tgtgtgtgtgtgtgtctgtaggtacTTTTTTCCACCTTCTGAGGGAGACGGCTCATCCATGTCTCTCTGTTTCGGCTGATGGATTCACCATGTTCTACTTGGACGAGGAACTTCCTCTCAGTGACATGGCCTTCGGTGACAACACATTTGCAAG CTGCGTGGCTGTGCTGGGGGACCTGATGCCTGTGCGGGGACAACACTACTGGGAGGTGGAGGTTGATGAGCAGACAGAGTATCGTGTGGGCGTGGCCTATGAAGACACCCAGCGCAGCTCTTATCTGGGTGCCAATGCCACCTCCTGGTGCATGAGACACATTCTCACACCTTCCAG ACACAAGTACGAGTTCCTGCATAACGGATGGAGTCCGGACGTGCGAATCACCGTGCAGCCACTACAGATCGGCATCTTTCTGGATTACGACCGTGGCACTGTGTCCTTCTACAACGCCCACCTGCAGCAACACTTGTACACCTTCACCTGTTGCTTCCACCACTTTGTCCTACCCTGCTTTGCCCTCGACAAGCCTGGAGCTCTCAGCCTCCACAATGGTCTAGCCACACCCCACTACATCAGCCAGACAGCACCACCCCATTATTAA
- the fsd2 gene encoding fibronectin type III and SPRY domain-containing protein 2 isoform X2, giving the protein MDLYESRGRLQAIAEEMAVSEEEADEDTFVMVRKKVSKPIEPADAFCADCSSLTHSALQTYGEHCQHQVLLLPTAIQHVKSELSKKNSLLSERTTQMENFASNLEEIFITVEENFGRQEQNLEQHYNEVLQTLSQRRNEHITGLQDEKKLKMEVLYGELLSCGRVLDASKELIEKAQELNRWQNQRAFLQAIIPLIKRIEDFAKEKVTLKMPMSLDFAMPTTDLSEVKQMMESINVVPAPSAPVMNPQVSNSATASTLRVCWSLFSDDTVDFYELYCRHISEDSTTGTTQEVSVLRVKETHCVVEQLFPNAQYEFWVTATNTTGISPASERAVYMTVPSPPVIREQECARCSEAVRIRWDSGNTNPVESYTLELTENSFNESPVTESIVAIPTCECVTQLQPWKRYVIYVRAVNIGGPSERSQPITISTTGTFFHLLRETAHPCLSVSADGFTMFYLDEELPLSDMAFGDNTFASCVAVLGDLMPVRGQHYWEVEVDEQTEYRVGVAYEDTQRSSYLGANATSWCMRHILTPSRHKYEFLHNGWSPDVRITVQPLQIGIFLDYDRGTVSFYNAHLQQHLYTFTCCFHHFVLPCFALDKPGALSLHNGLATPHYISQTAPPHY; this is encoded by the exons ATGGATCTGTATGAGTCACGAGGTCGGCTTCAGGCCATTGCAGAAGAGATGGCAGTAAGTGAGGAGGAGGCTGATGAAGACACTTTTGTGATGGTGAGAAAGAAAGTGTCTAAGCCAATCGAGCCTGCCGATGCATTCTGCGCTGACTGCAGCTCCCTGACCCACTCTGCCCTACAAACCTATGGAGAGCATTGCCAACACCAAGTCCTCTTGCTCCCTACCGCCATACAGCATGTGAAG AGTGAACTGAGCAAAAAAAATAGCTTGCTTTCGGAGAGGACCACACAGATGGAGAACTTTGCCAGCAACCTGGAGGAGATCTTCATCACTGTGGAG GAGAATTTTGGACGTCAGGAGCAGAACCTGGAGCAGCATTATAATGAGGTCCTGCAGACGCTGTCCCAGCGAAGAAACGAGCATATCACTGGGCTGCAGGATGAGAAGAAGCTGAAGATGGAGGTGCTGTATGGGGAGCTACTTTCCTGCGGTCGTGTGCTCGATGCTTCCAAAGAGCTGATCGAGAAAGCACAGGAGCTGAACCGCTGGCAGAACCAACGTGCCTTCCTACAG GCCATTATCCCACTTATTAAGAG AATCGAGGATTTTGCAAAAGAGAAGGTGACTCTGAAGATGCCTATGTCATTGGATTTTGCCATGCCCACTACAGACCTCTCTGAAGTTAAACAGATGATGGAATCGATTAACGTTGTTCCCG ctcCCTCAGCTCCAGTAATGAACCCACAAGTTTCTAACTCTGCCACTGCTTCAACTCTGCGTGTATGTTGGAGTTTGTTCTCTGATGACACGGTTGACTTCTACGAACTTTACTGTCGTCACATCTCTGAAGACAGCACTACAGGAACAACACAAGAAG TATCTGTACTGCGTGTGAAGGAGACTCACTGTGTGGTGGAGCAGCTGTTTCCCAATGCACAGTACGAGTTCTGGGTCACTGCAACCAATACCACAGGCATCAGCCCAGCTAGCGAGAGGGCCGTCTATATgaccg tgcccTCTCCTCCTGTGATAAGGGAGCAAGAGTGTGCAAGATGCTCAGAGGCGGTGCGAATCCGGTGGGACTCGGGCAACACGAACCCTGTGGAGTCCTACACACTGGAGCTGACTGAGAACAGCTTTAATGAGAGCCCTGTTACCGA ATCCATTGTTGCGATTCCcacctgtgagtgtgtgacacAGCTGCAGCCATGGAAACGCTATGTTATCTATGTCCGAGCTGTCAACATCGGTGGACCGAGTGAGAGAAGCCAGCCAATCACTATCTCAACCACAG gtacTTTTTTCCACCTTCTGAGGGAGACGGCTCATCCATGTCTCTCTGTTTCGGCTGATGGATTCACCATGTTCTACTTGGACGAGGAACTTCCTCTCAGTGACATGGCCTTCGGTGACAACACATTTGCAAG CTGCGTGGCTGTGCTGGGGGACCTGATGCCTGTGCGGGGACAACACTACTGGGAGGTGGAGGTTGATGAGCAGACAGAGTATCGTGTGGGCGTGGCCTATGAAGACACCCAGCGCAGCTCTTATCTGGGTGCCAATGCCACCTCCTGGTGCATGAGACACATTCTCACACCTTCCAG ACACAAGTACGAGTTCCTGCATAACGGATGGAGTCCGGACGTGCGAATCACCGTGCAGCCACTACAGATCGGCATCTTTCTGGATTACGACCGTGGCACTGTGTCCTTCTACAACGCCCACCTGCAGCAACACTTGTACACCTTCACCTGTTGCTTCCACCACTTTGTCCTACCCTGCTTTGCCCTCGACAAGCCTGGAGCTCTCAGCCTCCACAATGGTCTAGCCACACCCCACTACATCAGCCAGACAGCACCACCCCATTATTAA
- the LOC143498854 gene encoding KH homology domain-containing protein 4-like, with protein MQMASGTPCLNSRWDQPKSKTDMLQGILGNVSHALSTHVGSAPVNSAATGPSSAIGNALFSTAQSAAGACAPAQYSTAGSTPPQGGVEMAAAMAAKINAMLMAKGKLKPLQPLPSKAPPCVLPPSSNEEVVVTEVDINDVPVNCRNLLTKGKTQEEIRQHSGAVVSTKGLYMSDAEKSTNTGVERPLYLHVQGRTQDEVNKAVMRIKEIISEDVLRASGGQQPAVMPPVPVYPQPPRPATPAQPLRPHLPPNSRPPNAPVTPAHRPPPPHSGSFVHTKIFVGLDQSLPAFNVNERVEGPNGSYLQHIQTETGARVFLRGKGSGYIEQASRRESFEPLYLYISHPNPAGLEAAKKLCESLLETVRAEHARMLSVYTATGSTQVYPNQGYPSGSTYSSQSWYGYPSAYPAYPASGGYWGSSNGSPSQASLSSTPPSQGMVQYPVCSRQQATFLLQEEGRTSEEKLNDDSSSQKSRSPKRHFLENSDKIQEIPEPSNPNDPVKTVSGVDESRSDGMLMPPPPVPVSVLPTMRKRPIETESSDPAHSHPAPVEDEGKRLKVTMDSSGLVPYGGDSSDEEEERTRSEKTNSS; from the exons ATGCAAATGGCATCAGGGACACC GTGTCTGAACAGCAGATGGGATCAACCCAAGTCAAAGACAGATATGCTACAGGGCATTCTGGGAAATGTGTCCCATGCACTCTCTACCCATGTGGGGTCAGCTCCTGTAAACTCTGCGGCCACGGGTCCGAGTTCAGCTATCGGTAACGCGCTGTTCTCCACGGCCCAGTCTGCAGCAGGCGCCTGTGCACCAGCACAGTACTCCACTGCAGGGAGCACTCCCCCACAAGGTGGGGTGGAGATGGCAGCTGCGATGGCTGCCAAAATTAACGCAATGCTGATGGCCAAGGGAAAGCTCAAGCCTCTACAGCCTTTGCCCAGCAAG GCACCCCCTTGTGTGTTACCACCTAGCAGCAATGAGGAAGTAGTGGTTACCGAGGTGGACATTAATGATGTACCTGTTAACTGTAGAAACCTGCTCACCAAAGGCAAAACTCAGGAGGAG ATCCGACAGCACAGTGGAGCTGTTGTTTCAACTAAAGGCCTCTACATGAGCGATGCAGAGAAATCCACAAACACGGGAGT AGAGCGCCCTTTATATCTGCACGTGCAGGGTCGCACTCAGGATGAAGTGAACA AGGCTGTGATGCGGATTAAGGAGATCATCTCGGAGGATGTGTTGCGGGCATCGGGGGGGCAGCAGCCTGCTGTGATGCCCCCAGTCCCTGTTTACCCCCAGCCTCCCCGCCCCGCGACCCCTGCACAGCCACTGcgaccccacctccccccaaaCTCCCGCCCCCCTAATGCCCCTGTAACACCTGCGCAcagacctccacctcctcattcAGGG AGTTTTGTGCACACTAAGATATTTGTAGGCTTGGACCAGTCGCTGCCGGCGTTCAACGTGAACGAGAGAGTGGAGGGCCCGAATGGCTCATACCTGCAGCATATCCAGACAGAGACGGGCGCACGCGTGTTCCTCCGGGGGAAAGGCTCTGGATACATCGAGCAGGCGTCGCGCCGAGAGAGCTTTGAACCGCTCTATCTCTATATCAG TCACCCAAACCCTGCGGGACTGGAAGCAGCTAAGAAACTGTGTGAGAGCCTTTTAGAGACG GTACGGGCGGAACACGCACGTATGCTGTCTGTGTACACGGCAACAGGTTCCACACAAG TCTACCCAAACCAAGGATACCCCAGTGGCAGCACTTACAGCAGCCAGTCCTGGTATGGCTACCCCAGTGCTTACCCAGCGTACCCGGCTTCTGGAGGATACTGGGGCAGCTCAAATGGCTCCCCCAGCCAAGCcagcctctcctccaccccaccctctcaGGGCATGGTGCAGTATCCTGTATGTTCCCGTCAACAAGCCACTTTTCTCTTGCAG GAGGAGGGAAGAACATCAGAAGAGAAACTGAATGATGATTCAAGCAGCCAAAAATCCAGGAGTCCAAAGAGACACTTTCTGGAAAACAGTGACAAAATCCAGGAGATTCCAGAG CCAAGCAACCCTAATGATCCAGTGAAGACTGTGTCAGGTGTTGATGAAAGCAGATCAGATGG AATGCTGATGCCGCCACCTCCGGTACCAGTATCTGTGCTCCCAACAATGCGCAAGAGACCGATAGAAACGGAGAGTTCGGATCCGGCGCACTCTCACCCTG cCCCTGTGGAAGATGAGGGGAAGAGGTTGAAGGTCACAATGGACTCCTCTGGGCTTGTCCCGTATGGAGGAGACTCCTCagatgaagaagaggagaggactCGAAGTGAGAAGACGAATAGTTCATAg